One genomic window of Medicago truncatula cultivar Jemalong A17 chromosome 1, MtrunA17r5.0-ANR, whole genome shotgun sequence includes the following:
- the LOC25484299 gene encoding uncharacterized protein, with the protein MAFSSFLGRVLFASIFILSAYQEYNEFGVEGGPSAKALKPKLDSFAHRIHSQVGFQLPEIDIKLVITGAIALKGLGGVLFIFGSSFGALLLLLHQLIATPIRYDFYNYDNEDKEFTQLFIKFTQNMALFGALLFFIGMKNSIPRRQPKKALKTKTY; encoded by the exons atggctTTCTCTTCCTTTCTCGGAAGAGTTCTCTTCGCTTCCATTTTCATTCTCTCTGCTTACCAAGA ATATAACGAATTTGGAGTTGAGGGGGGTCCTTCTGCAAAAGCACTGAAGCCAAAGCTTGATTCCTTTGCACATCGAATCCATTCTCAAGTTGGCTTTCAACTTCCAGAGATTGAT ATTAAACTTGTAATTACTGGGGCTATTGCTCTGAAGGGCCTTGGAGGGGTTCTTTTCATATTTGGAAGCTCTTTCGGAGCTTTGCTGCTG CTTCTGCATCAGTTGATTGCTACTCCAATTCGTTATGATTTTTACAATTATGACAACGAGGACAAAGAATTTACTCAACTTTTCATCAAATTTACACAG AACATGGCTCTTTTTGGAGCTTTGTTGTTTTTCATTGGGATGAAAAACTCCATTCCTAGAAGACAACCAAAGAAGgctctaaaaacaaaaacctatTAG